In Moritella sp. F3, the following are encoded in one genomic region:
- a CDS encoding GGDEF domain-containing protein, producing the protein MTLIKYAIFIILPLYFAGSFFAVRADHNIEHVRILLPPAAVIQSAGYYMAEHKGFFKQQGIDVNLLTARTQQSISKSVDDGEAEYGVTNADILIEKANGRALVAIAVLFQNSPAALLALKDTVLKGKSLKNKGINKLADLHNKRVLLLPGTQDIEVISLLRKYHIQSINMSSPTVTRDITTLVNNQFDGFSINLTSGPYNAFRQGVEPVIFMPKEYGIDFYSGFLFTSQQEANSNPERVAAVRTAILQGWEYALTHTEETLDVLVSLNPRDEVREASRNKLKYQLITIRDFILPDFVPLGYINQQHLRDMQQQLIDFDLIAKGSDFSGFIYIPPRAKIDWQVWGIWLKIIIAALLFNGLWLFYLLIINQRLKREVLVRKRAEQHIRYAAMHDNLTGLANRALLMDTLDNILPLAKKDKISPVLLFMDLDRFKQVNDRYGHAAGDELLIAVTQRISRLLGGPGELLTRLGGDEFVILLPNSNLQYAAVLSDKIERTLLQSFALSVCNVSIGISIGYSVYHPNMSADELLTGADNEMYAIKSDHHLKINKIFC; encoded by the coding sequence GTGACTTTAATTAAATATGCTATTTTTATCATCTTACCGCTGTATTTTGCCGGGAGCTTTTTTGCAGTACGTGCTGATCATAACATTGAGCATGTGCGTATCTTGTTACCGCCTGCTGCAGTGATTCAATCGGCTGGCTATTATATGGCTGAGCATAAAGGCTTTTTTAAACAGCAAGGTATCGATGTAAACTTACTTACTGCGCGAACTCAGCAATCTATCTCCAAATCTGTCGATGACGGCGAGGCTGAATATGGTGTGACTAATGCGGATATATTGATTGAAAAGGCTAACGGTCGAGCACTAGTTGCGATCGCAGTGTTATTTCAAAACTCTCCAGCTGCGCTATTAGCTTTGAAAGATACAGTCTTGAAAGGTAAGTCATTAAAAAATAAAGGCATCAATAAGTTGGCCGACTTACATAATAAGCGGGTTTTATTATTACCTGGAACCCAAGATATTGAAGTGATCAGTTTATTACGTAAGTACCATATCCAATCAATTAATATGTCATCGCCAACGGTTACACGAGATATTACCACCTTGGTAAACAATCAATTTGACGGCTTCAGTATTAATTTAACCAGCGGCCCTTATAATGCGTTTCGCCAAGGTGTTGAGCCCGTTATCTTTATGCCGAAAGAATATGGTATTGATTTTTATAGTGGTTTCTTATTTACCAGTCAACAAGAAGCAAACTCTAACCCCGAGCGTGTGGCTGCGGTTCGAACTGCGATATTACAGGGGTGGGAATACGCCTTAACACATACGGAAGAAACCCTCGATGTCTTGGTCAGTTTAAATCCGCGTGATGAAGTACGTGAAGCCAGCCGCAATAAATTAAAATATCAGTTAATTACTATACGTGACTTCATCTTGCCTGATTTCGTGCCTTTGGGTTATATCAATCAACAACACCTGCGGGATATGCAGCAGCAATTGATCGATTTTGATTTAATTGCTAAAGGCAGCGATTTTAGTGGATTTATCTATATTCCACCGCGCGCTAAAATAGATTGGCAAGTGTGGGGGATCTGGTTAAAGATAATCATTGCGGCGCTGTTATTTAATGGTTTGTGGCTATTCTATCTGCTCATTATTAATCAACGTTTAAAGCGTGAAGTATTGGTAAGAAAACGCGCGGAACAACATATTCGCTATGCGGCAATGCATGATAATTTAACTGGGTTAGCCAACCGAGCGCTGTTAATGGATACCCTAGATAATATTTTACCCTTGGCGAAAAAAGATAAGATAAGTCCGGTATTATTATTTATGGACCTCGATCGTTTTAAGCAGGTTAACGATCGTTATGGCCACGCGGCAGGAGATGAACTATTAATTGCCGTTACGCAGCGTATTTCTCGATTACTCGGTGGCCCGGGTGAACTGCTTACTCGTTTAGGCGGCGATGAGTTTGTGATATTACTCCCAAATTCTAATTTGCAGTATGCGGCAGTGCTAAGTGATAAAATAGAGCGCACTTTATTGCAATCATTTGCCTTATCTGTGTGTAATGTATCTATCGGTATCAGTATTGGTTATAGTGTTTATCACCCAAATATGAGCGCTGATGAGCTATTAACTGGGGCTGATAATGAGATGTACGCGATAAAAAGTGATCACCATTTAAAAATAAATAAAATATTTTGTTGA
- the ettA gene encoding energy-dependent translational throttle protein EttA, producing MAGPQFIYSMHRVGKIVPPKRQILKDISLSFYPGAKIGVLGLNGSGKSSLLRIMAGVDKDFEGEARPLAGTKIGYLPQEPVLDLEKTVREVVEEAISELKDAMAGLDQVYADYAEPDADFDKLAKKQEKFESIIQAHDGHNIENQLERAADALRLPEWDTKIKVLSGGERRRVAICRLLLEKPDMLLLDEPTNHLDAESVAWLERFLLDYEGTVVAITHDRYFLDNVAGWILELDRGEGIPWEGNYSSWLEQKDARLEQEASQESARKKSIEKELEWVRSNPKGRQAKSKARMARFEELNQSDYQRRNETNELFIPPGERLGDKVIDVENLGKAYDGRVLIDDLSFSMPKGAIVGIIGPNGAGKSTLFKMLDGSESPDAGTVSVGESVKLASVDQFRDHMNGENTVWQELSDGLDIIKVGNTEMSSRAYCSRFNFKGTDQQKRVGQLSGGERGRLHLAKLLQSGGNVILLDEPTNDLDIETLRALEEAILEFPGCAMVISHDRWFLDRIATHILDYRDEGKVNFYEGNYTDYEGWLKKTLGAEATQPHRIKYKRIS from the coding sequence ATGGCTGGTCCTCAGTTTATCTATTCGATGCATCGTGTTGGCAAAATCGTGCCACCGAAACGTCAAATTCTTAAAGACATTTCACTTAGTTTTTATCCTGGCGCTAAGATCGGCGTACTGGGTTTAAACGGCTCTGGTAAATCAAGCTTATTACGCATCATGGCTGGTGTAGATAAAGACTTCGAAGGTGAAGCGCGTCCATTAGCGGGCACTAAAATTGGTTATTTACCGCAAGAACCAGTACTGGATCTAGAAAAAACAGTACGCGAAGTTGTTGAAGAAGCGATTTCAGAATTAAAAGATGCAATGGCTGGTCTTGATCAAGTTTATGCTGATTATGCAGAACCGGATGCTGATTTTGACAAGCTTGCGAAGAAACAAGAAAAGTTTGAATCTATCATTCAAGCGCACGATGGTCACAACATCGAAAACCAACTAGAGCGTGCTGCTGATGCATTACGTTTACCTGAATGGGACACTAAAATCAAAGTCCTATCTGGTGGTGAGCGTCGCCGTGTTGCTATCTGTCGTTTGTTATTAGAAAAACCAGACATGCTATTACTAGACGAACCAACTAACCACTTGGATGCTGAATCTGTTGCTTGGTTAGAACGTTTCCTACTTGATTATGAAGGTACTGTTGTTGCTATTACGCATGATAGATATTTCCTTGATAACGTCGCCGGTTGGATCTTAGAGCTTGACCGTGGTGAAGGTATTCCATGGGAAGGTAATTACTCTTCTTGGTTAGAGCAAAAAGATGCGCGTCTAGAACAAGAAGCGTCACAAGAAAGCGCACGTAAAAAATCAATCGAAAAAGAATTGGAATGGGTTCGCTCAAACCCAAAAGGTCGCCAAGCGAAAAGTAAAGCGCGTATGGCCCGTTTTGAAGAGCTTAATCAATCTGATTATCAACGCCGTAACGAAACCAACGAACTGTTCATCCCACCAGGTGAACGTTTAGGTGACAAAGTAATTGACGTTGAAAACCTAGGTAAAGCGTATGACGGTCGTGTATTAATTGACGATTTATCATTCTCGATGCCAAAAGGCGCTATCGTTGGTATTATCGGTCCCAATGGTGCAGGTAAATCAACACTATTCAAAATGCTAGATGGTAGCGAGTCTCCAGATGCTGGTACTGTTTCTGTTGGTGAATCAGTGAAGTTAGCAAGTGTTGATCAGTTCCGTGATCACATGAATGGCGAGAACACGGTTTGGCAAGAATTGTCAGATGGTTTAGATATCATCAAAGTCGGCAATACTGAAATGTCATCACGTGCTTACTGTAGCCGTTTTAACTTTAAAGGTACAGATCAACAAAAACGTGTTGGTCAATTGTCTGGTGGTGAGCGTGGTCGTTTACACCTTGCGAAACTACTACAGTCGGGCGGTAACGTGATCCTACTGGATGAGCCAACCAATGACTTGGATATCGAGACACTGCGTGCACTTGAAGAAGCAATTTTAGAGTTCCCTGGTTGTGCGATGGTTATTTCTCATGACCGTTGGTTCCTTGATCGTATTGCAACGCATATCCTTGATTACCGTGATGAAGGTAAAGTGAACTTCTACGAAGGTAACTATACGGATTACGAAGGATGGTTGAAGAAAACATTGGGCGCAGAAGCGACTCAGCCACATCGTATTAAGTACAAACGTATTAGCTAA
- a CDS encoding PilZ domain-containing protein, which translates to MELSNYTDVIKKLTTLYHEPDFSRLVEQLTEGETNSTRFLIKMEVNRLSAPTRRILDFRQRGDNGVIGYEYDGILHHITPTEIKLLEALLVQQQGTYTLGIYEEVLAYHLSERIKPAAQRDVVVMDPAAQFAVEAVQYASYFIRNEERMHYSSGIKLRVGDRVVDAMTSDISTSGIKVKIDKGHDIAAGSLVNVNFSRLRQEYANHLLRDFFAYKLMGIDEEEKFDYLRLMRIDDNTELDTFISTLITQNKSKYKVNVRYQEENVVVKGYEQFFLPRMSGLPLYVSNADKPVLSHLLLNENNRGVYDYWVNEESKSQLEACWQSPWMQVLMQGNERIETTIYSFYHTQNGHIYFYAADATSLAKSGSKALFLAFASQRPNFRVFKLSLNPTVFDEKKHLLEVESQHQALGSHTLSALQDIRWVGLLQDITNENVLNDYKAYAQQGCDFNQLHQYRLPIAEQSAQLSQFKYVQLRKESRFSYKTAVVASNTGLSIKGWSNDFSTEGLQIELETPIDVQIGHRIYLELPMLQKLSKKVALTDLPYSVVGCNKAKTVLHLQIAGDKDSHIGCKFFNLLISSNKDKLKSMPEPSQSPGVTAVLRNMYCHHLSTLPLYIHKVNTSYQIDRIGISQSENSLLPLFEFFGQAETPYNLYPLLGDNSIKQVFDEALEGLQSTYRPWQQVLYITIAASDSTVDSRFEKDFSDDHERRQFISHSLQKGAFFAVQVMLSRTGRPDMEFIEKELNYVSHYAMHRAQKLEDELWRVRGVVDLIDVSEELLYRLGLRRTN; encoded by the coding sequence ATGGAATTATCTAATTACACAGATGTAATTAAAAAATTAACGACCTTGTATCATGAGCCTGATTTCAGTCGCTTAGTCGAGCAGCTGACTGAGGGGGAAACTAACAGCACCCGCTTTTTAATTAAGATGGAAGTGAACCGTCTTTCTGCCCCAACACGCCGTATTCTTGATTTTCGTCAGCGTGGCGACAATGGCGTTATTGGCTATGAATATGACGGTATTTTACATCACATTACCCCGACCGAAATTAAATTATTAGAAGCACTATTAGTACAACAGCAAGGTACATATACCTTAGGTATTTACGAAGAAGTGTTAGCTTATCACTTAAGTGAGCGCATTAAGCCTGCGGCCCAGCGCGATGTCGTCGTCATGGACCCTGCTGCCCAATTTGCTGTTGAAGCAGTGCAATACGCGTCATATTTTATCCGTAACGAAGAGCGCATGCATTATAGCTCGGGCATTAAGTTACGTGTTGGCGATCGTGTTGTCGATGCAATGACCTCGGATATATCTACCAGTGGCATCAAAGTAAAAATCGATAAAGGCCATGATATTGCGGCTGGCAGCTTAGTAAATGTTAACTTTTCTCGTTTACGCCAAGAGTACGCTAATCATTTATTGCGTGACTTTTTTGCTTATAAGCTCATGGGTATTGATGAAGAAGAGAAGTTTGATTATCTACGTTTGATGCGGATTGATGACAATACTGAATTAGATACTTTTATCAGCACGTTGATCACGCAGAACAAGAGTAAATACAAAGTTAATGTGCGTTATCAAGAAGAGAATGTGGTTGTTAAGGGCTATGAGCAATTCTTCTTACCCCGTATGTCTGGCTTACCTTTGTATGTATCGAATGCGGATAAACCAGTATTGAGTCATTTATTATTGAATGAAAATAACCGTGGTGTTTATGATTACTGGGTTAATGAAGAATCGAAGAGTCAGCTAGAGGCCTGTTGGCAAAGCCCTTGGATGCAAGTTTTAATGCAGGGTAATGAACGCATTGAGACGACTATCTACAGTTTTTATCATACTCAGAATGGGCATATCTATTTCTATGCCGCCGATGCAACGAGTTTGGCGAAATCTGGTTCTAAAGCCCTGTTTTTAGCGTTTGCATCTCAGCGTCCTAATTTTCGCGTTTTTAAACTGTCATTGAACCCGACAGTATTTGATGAAAAGAAACACTTACTCGAGGTTGAAAGCCAGCATCAAGCGCTCGGCTCGCACACGCTGTCGGCGTTACAAGATATTCGTTGGGTGGGGTTACTGCAAGATATCACCAATGAAAATGTCTTAAATGATTATAAAGCGTATGCGCAGCAGGGCTGTGATTTTAATCAGCTACACCAATATCGCTTACCTATCGCCGAGCAAAGCGCGCAATTAAGTCAGTTTAAGTATGTGCAATTACGCAAAGAAAGCCGCTTTAGTTATAAAACTGCCGTTGTTGCCAGTAATACTGGGCTGAGTATTAAGGGGTGGAGTAATGACTTTTCAACTGAAGGTTTACAGATTGAATTAGAAACGCCAATTGATGTACAGATAGGGCATCGTATTTATCTTGAATTACCGATGTTACAAAAGTTATCTAAAAAAGTGGCGCTGACGGATTTACCTTACAGCGTTGTAGGCTGTAACAAGGCGAAAACGGTGTTACATCTGCAGATCGCAGGTGATAAAGACAGTCATATTGGTTGTAAGTTTTTTAATTTATTAATTAGCAGTAATAAAGACAAATTAAAGAGTATGCCTGAGCCAAGCCAGTCACCTGGTGTAACTGCGGTATTACGGAATATGTATTGCCATCACTTGTCGACGTTGCCCTTGTATATCCATAAGGTAAATACCAGCTACCAAATTGATCGGATCGGTATTAGCCAGAGCGAGAATAGCTTATTACCGTTATTTGAATTCTTTGGCCAAGCTGAAACACCTTATAACCTTTATCCTTTGTTAGGTGATAACAGCATTAAGCAGGTGTTTGATGAGGCATTAGAGGGGTTACAGTCTACTTACCGCCCTTGGCAGCAAGTGCTTTATATTACTATCGCGGCGAGTGATTCTACGGTGGATAGCAGATTTGAAAAAGATTTTAGTGACGATCATGAACGCCGCCAATTTATTAGCCATAGTTTACAAAAAGGGGCGTTTTTTGCTGTTCAAGTGATGCTCTCACGTACTGGCAGACCTGATATGGAGTTCATCGAAAAAGAGCTGAATTACGTGAGTCATTATGCCATGCACAGAGCGCAGAAACTGGAAGATGAATTGTGGCGTGTCCGCGGTGTAGTTGATTTGATAGATGTGTCCGAGGAACTCTTATATCGATTGGGCTTACGACGCACGAATTAA
- a CDS encoding phosphopentomutase, with protein MKRTIILMLDSLGIGASADADKFGDVGSNTFGHIAQWCAEGKADIGREGPLHIPNLTKLGLAHACADSVGSFPAGLDANAEVIGAYGYAQELSTGKDTPSGHWEIAGVPVLFDWGYFSDTENSFPPELLQQLVEQADLPGYLGNCHSSGTEILDLMGEEHMASGKPIFYTSADSVFQIACHEESFGLDRLLKLCELARELLEPYNIGRVIARPFIGNDKSDFARTGNRRDYSLLPPAPTLLDRMAESGGEVVSVGKIADIYAQQGITKKVKATGLEALFDLTLEQVKQAGDQTIVFTNFVDFDSSWGHRRDVAGYAKGLEYFDTRLPELLAILDEGDVVVLTADHGCDPTAPGTDHTREHIPVIFYGHNVPKGPLGLRDTFADIGQSIAAYHGLEKLEYGTSFL; from the coding sequence ATGAAACGTACAATTATATTAATGTTGGATTCATTAGGTATTGGTGCTTCGGCCGATGCGGATAAATTTGGTGACGTAGGCAGTAATACATTTGGGCATATCGCCCAGTGGTGTGCTGAAGGTAAAGCAGATATAGGTCGTGAAGGCCCGCTGCATATTCCTAACTTAACCAAACTCGGTCTTGCGCATGCGTGTGCAGACAGCGTGGGGTCATTCCCAGCTGGCTTGGATGCAAATGCTGAAGTGATTGGTGCATACGGTTATGCTCAAGAGCTATCAACGGGTAAAGACACTCCGAGTGGCCATTGGGAAATTGCCGGCGTACCGGTACTGTTTGATTGGGGTTATTTCTCTGATACTGAAAACAGTTTTCCACCAGAGCTACTACAGCAATTAGTAGAACAAGCAGACTTACCAGGATATTTAGGTAACTGTCATTCTTCTGGTACTGAGATCTTAGATCTGATGGGCGAGGAGCATATGGCTTCTGGCAAACCTATTTTCTATACGTCAGCAGACAGTGTATTCCAAATTGCTTGTCACGAAGAAAGCTTTGGTTTAGATCGTTTACTGAAACTATGCGAATTAGCACGTGAATTATTAGAACCGTACAATATTGGTCGTGTTATTGCGCGTCCATTTATCGGTAATGATAAGAGTGATTTTGCCCGTACCGGTAATCGCCGTGATTATTCACTGCTACCACCGGCACCAACATTACTCGATCGCATGGCTGAATCGGGTGGTGAAGTGGTGAGTGTGGGTAAAATTGCAGATATCTACGCACAGCAAGGTATTACCAAGAAAGTCAAAGCGACAGGTCTTGAAGCATTATTTGATCTGACGTTAGAGCAAGTTAAACAAGCAGGTGATCAAACGATCGTCTTCACTAACTTTGTTGATTTTGATTCTTCATGGGGTCATCGTCGTGATGTTGCTGGTTATGCTAAAGGACTAGAGTATTTCGATACTCGCTTACCTGAGCTGCTAGCAATACTAGATGAAGGTGATGTTGTCGTGTTAACAGCCGATCATGGTTGTGACCCAACAGCACCGGGGACAGACCATACACGTGAACACATTCCAGTGATCTTCTATGGCCACAATGTGCCAAAAGGACCGTTAGGTTTACGTGATACGTTTGCCGATATCGGTCAGTCAATTGCGGCTTACCATGGTCTAGAAAAACTAGAATACGGTACGAGCTTTTTATAA
- the deoD gene encoding purine-nucleoside phosphorylase, with translation MATPHINAEQGDFAETVLFPGDPLRAKYIAETFLEDVKQVNDVRNMFGFTGTYKGTRVSVMGSGMGIPSCSIYAKELITEYGVKNLIRVGSCGAISTDVKVRDVVIGMGACTDSAVNRARFDGYDFAAIASWELLSKVTRAAKACGIDAKVGNIFSADLFYTPKPELFDTMEKLGVLGVEMEAAGLYGVAAEFGANAICICTVSDHIRTGEVTTAEERQLTFNDMIVMALESVLIED, from the coding sequence ATGGCTACTCCACATATTAATGCAGAACAAGGTGATTTCGCTGAAACGGTACTATTCCCAGGTGATCCGCTACGCGCTAAATACATCGCAGAAACATTTTTAGAAGACGTTAAGCAAGTGAACGACGTGCGTAACATGTTCGGTTTCACTGGTACTTACAAAGGTACACGTGTTTCTGTAATGGGTTCAGGTATGGGTATCCCATCTTGTTCTATCTATGCAAAAGAGCTAATCACTGAATACGGTGTTAAAAACCTTATCCGTGTTGGTAGCTGTGGCGCGATCAGTACTGACGTTAAAGTACGTGACGTTGTGATCGGCATGGGTGCATGTACTGACTCTGCTGTTAACCGCGCTCGTTTCGACGGTTATGATTTTGCTGCTATCGCATCATGGGAACTACTAAGCAAAGTAACACGCGCTGCAAAAGCATGTGGTATCGATGCAAAAGTAGGTAATATCTTCTCAGCAGATTTATTCTACACACCTAAACCAGAACTATTCGATACAATGGAAAAACTAGGTGTACTAGGCGTTGAAATGGAAGCGGCTGGTCTATATGGCGTTGCAGCTGAATTCGGTGCAAATGCTATCTGTATCTGTACTGTATCTGATCACATCCGTACGGGTGAAGTAACGACTGCTGAAGAACGTCAATTAACGTTCAATGACATGATCGTAATGGCATTAGAGTCTGTGTTAATTGAAGACTAA